A region from the Nostoc sp. HK-01 genome encodes:
- a CDS encoding abortive infection protein encodes MSKNLNRLFNLIITRLTKGILTIPAPDNWFITVIMLVFYSLIALPIGLYFGFLKFGWAQLTLGDFFTVVGICLFAPAITEELFFRVLLLPHITEEVTKIRKMLWGCISLAIFIVYHPLNALTAYPAGNPTFMNVIFLFQAGVLGIICTVAYLQSGSLWPSVIMHWIIVVVWLVLFGGYEKLST; translated from the coding sequence ATGAGTAAGAATCTAAATAGGTTATTCAATTTAATAATTACTCGTTTGACCAAAGGAATATTAACTATTCCAGCTCCCGATAATTGGTTTATAACAGTAATAATGTTAGTGTTTTATTCATTAATCGCTTTACCAATTGGTTTATATTTTGGATTTCTTAAATTTGGGTGGGCGCAGTTAACACTAGGAGATTTTTTTACGGTTGTCGGTATTTGTTTGTTTGCACCAGCAATTACTGAAGAGTTATTTTTTCGAGTTTTACTTCTACCTCACATTACAGAAGAGGTGACTAAGATAAGAAAAATGTTGTGGGGATGTATAAGTTTGGCAATTTTTATTGTTTACCATCCTCTCAATGCTTTAACAGCATATCCGGCTGGGAATCCCACCTTTATGAATGTAATATTTTTATTCCAGGCGGGAGTTTTAGGCATTATTTGTACTGTTGCTTATTTACAAAGTGGCTCTCTATGGCCTTCAGTTATAATGCACTGGATAATTGTAGTAGTTTGGCTAGTGCTTTTTGGTGGATATGAAAAACTGAGTACTTGA
- a CDS encoding fdxN element excision controlling factor XisH, whose product MPKLDIIHNSVKNALIKDGWVITDDPYIIQYRKTVLYADIGAERPIAAQRDGQKLVVEVKSFIGTSKIQDLKEALGQYDIYRYLLEETAPDRKLYIAISKVAYKTFFIQDITQLILNKHRLPIIVVDIETEEIQQWIN is encoded by the coding sequence ATGCCCAAGTTAGACATTATCCACAACTCTGTAAAAAATGCACTGATAAAAGATGGCTGGGTGATTACAGATGACCCTTACATAATTCAGTATCGAAAAACTGTACTATATGCTGATATTGGTGCTGAACGCCCGATCGCGGCCCAACGAGATGGACAAAAGCTGGTTGTGGAAGTAAAAAGCTTTATTGGCACATCAAAAATACAAGATTTGAAGGAAGCTCTTGGTCAGTATGACATCTACCGTTATCTTCTAGAAGAAACAGCACCAGACCGTAAATTATATATTGCTATCAGCAAAGTTGCATATAAAACTTTCTTTATTCAGGATATAACTCAACTCATTCTCAATAAGCATAGACTTCCAATTATTGTCGTAGACATAGAAACCGAGGAGATTCAACAATGGATAAATTAA
- a CDS encoding hypothetical protein (similar to XisI protein) — protein MDKLTEYPKLIKRILTEYVELSNRHSNSDIERFLIVDESQNNYIWMNLGWQNGDRVSGITVYVRIRDGKFWIEEDWTEDGIATDLVRAGVPKDDIVLAFHEPQMRQYTDFAVAS, from the coding sequence ATGGATAAATTAACTGAATATCCTAAGTTAATTAAGCGAATTTTAACTGAGTATGTAGAACTGAGCAACCGCCATTCCAACTCAGATATAGAGAGATTTTTGATTGTGGATGAATCACAGAATAATTATATTTGGATGAATCTCGGTTGGCAGAATGGCGATCGCGTTTCTGGTATAACAGTCTATGTTCGGATTCGTGATGGCAAATTCTGGATTGAAGAGGATTGGACGGAAGATGGTATTGCAACGGATCTAGTTCGTGCAGGTGTTCCTAAAGATGATATTGTACTAGCGTTTCATGAACCACAAATGAGGCAGTATACAGATTTTGCTGTAGCATCTTAA
- a CDS encoding short-chain dehydrogenase/reductase SDR, whose translation MTGKLEGKVAIVTGASAGIGEATAIALAAEGAQVVIAARRSDRLDTVAQKITENGGKVLPIVTDVTDEAQVKNLVDKAIAAWGRVDILVNNAGIAVIGEIDGGNTANWRRMIDINVLGVLYATHSVLPILKAQNSGHIVNISSVAGRTARAGIGIYNATKWGVNGFSEALRQEVYQHNIRVTIIEPGLVDTEINDLIDDPIAKERSEERRKTVTPLESEDIAAAIVYAVTQPPRVNVNEILIRPTQQGW comes from the coding sequence ATGACAGGTAAATTAGAAGGAAAAGTAGCAATTGTTACTGGAGCTTCTGCGGGGATAGGTGAAGCAACTGCGATCGCCTTAGCCGCAGAAGGAGCGCAAGTAGTGATTGCAGCAAGGCGTTCTGACCGACTAGATACAGTAGCGCAAAAGATTACGGAGAATGGCGGTAAAGTATTACCGATAGTCACAGATGTTACCGATGAAGCCCAAGTCAAAAATTTGGTAGATAAAGCGATCGCCGCCTGGGGAAGAGTTGATATCTTAGTCAACAATGCGGGAATTGCTGTTATCGGCGAGATTGACGGCGGTAACACAGCAAATTGGCGACGGATGATTGATATCAATGTTTTAGGCGTGCTGTATGCGACACACTCCGTTTTGCCAATTTTGAAAGCACAAAATTCTGGACATATCGTTAACATCTCTTCAGTGGCGGGTCGTACAGCTAGAGCTGGGATTGGAATCTACAACGCCACAAAATGGGGTGTCAATGGTTTTTCGGAAGCACTGCGTCAAGAAGTTTACCAACATAACATCCGCGTCACTATCATCGAACCCGGTTTAGTTGATACAGAAATCAACGACTTGATTGACGACCCCATCGCTAAAGAACGTAGTGAAGAACGACGTAAAACAGTCACCCCACTAGAAAGCGAAGATATAGCCGCAGCTATTGTCTATGCAGTGACTCAACCGCCACGGGTGAATGTAAATGAAATTCTCATCCGTCCCACACAACAGGGATGGTAA
- a CDS encoding glutathione S-transferase-like protein, with protein MTTPTTASTWEQLSEIAQKHTPARRVRRPGQSPSTAPIPSSLHKLPPDTTPPVLLYRDTNSWCPFCERVWFALEEKQIPFETEFIDLSNKPKWYTDLVPTTLVPAAKIEGQLVYESKDILLALEARFPSPSLLPEDPEENAVARQWVEDAETNGFRNLAYKFLRETPTDADELANLQATFEASLDELEQTLGKYPGPYFLSTFSLVDIMYSPHLDRLAANLPVYRGYQIKGNPRFPRINAWFAALNERPAYHRVKSDDTTNNLLLRRRFGIEPTGNALPLNTADSNAIQYRAEAAERLSDNHEVAIADIIKNSGVQALAVDGDITTVKEAVDLHLRLLAEYLIHGDSAPLPGGRTGGKNSIETTISAVGAIALAYVRNRVCAPRDMSAGAATAFRAAVDQVLASLY; from the coding sequence ATGACCACTCCAACTACAGCATCTACCTGGGAACAGTTATCGGAAATTGCTCAAAAACACACCCCGGCGCGGCGGGTACGGCGACCAGGACAGTCTCCATCTACTGCACCTATTCCTAGCAGTCTGCATAAACTACCACCAGACACCACACCACCCGTATTGCTTTACCGCGATACAAACTCTTGGTGTCCTTTTTGTGAAAGAGTGTGGTTTGCTTTAGAAGAAAAACAAATTCCCTTTGAAACAGAGTTTATTGACTTAAGCAATAAACCCAAATGGTATACCGATTTAGTTCCCACAACCCTTGTCCCAGCAGCCAAAATCGAAGGTCAATTAGTCTACGAATCCAAAGATATTCTCTTAGCTTTAGAAGCCAGATTTCCTAGTCCGTCACTACTTCCTGAAGACCCAGAAGAAAACGCTGTAGCTAGACAGTGGGTGGAAGACGCAGAGACTAATGGTTTTCGCAATCTTGCTTATAAGTTCTTGCGGGAAACTCCGACCGATGCGGATGAGTTAGCTAACTTGCAAGCTACCTTTGAAGCCAGTCTAGACGAGTTGGAGCAAACTTTGGGCAAATATCCAGGCCCCTACTTTTTATCAACCTTTAGCTTAGTTGATATTATGTATAGCCCCCATCTAGATAGACTGGCGGCGAATTTACCTGTGTATCGGGGCTATCAAATCAAAGGAAACCCCCGCTTCCCTCGAATTAATGCTTGGTTTGCAGCGTTGAATGAACGTCCTGCCTATCATCGAGTCAAATCAGACGACACCACTAATAATTTACTGCTGCGCCGGAGGTTTGGTATAGAACCAACAGGAAACGCCTTACCTTTAAATACAGCAGATAGTAATGCTATTCAATATCGCGCCGAAGCAGCAGAAAGACTCAGCGATAACCATGAAGTTGCGATCGCAGATATTATCAAAAATTCTGGTGTGCAAGCACTCGCTGTAGACGGTGATATTACCACAGTCAAAGAAGCAGTAGACTTGCATTTAAGACTGTTGGCAGAATACCTGATTCATGGTGATAGCGCACCCTTACCAGGAGGTCGCACTGGTGGCAAAAATAGTATAGAAACAACAATATCAGCTGTAGGTGCGATCGCTCTTGCCTACGTCAGAAATCGCGTCTGTGCGCCGCGTGATATGAGTGCTGGTGCAGCCACCGCATTCCGCGCCGCCGTTGATCAGGTTTTGGCTTCTTTGTATTAA
- a CDS encoding glutathione S-transferase domain-containing protein, whose translation MSNLQLYFAKASTFSQRTRVVLLEKKIDFTPIEIDLQNKPSDFTQVSRYGKVPAIKHGDVEIYESAVINEYLEEVFPEPALLPHDPTTKAIARIWIDYANTRFVPAFNKFLRGKDAQEQEQGRKEFIEALLYIEQEGLGKFSGNGPYWFGEQFSLVDISFYPWFERLPVLEHFRKFTLPAETPRLLQWWNAVESRESVQAVANPVSFYLERFAKVLGEPNGVAVAQK comes from the coding sequence ATGAGTAACTTACAACTTTACTTCGCTAAAGCCTCTACCTTTTCTCAAAGAACCCGCGTGGTTTTGCTAGAAAAGAAAATTGACTTTACGCCAATTGAAATTGACTTACAGAACAAACCATCAGATTTTACGCAGGTTTCGCGCTATGGTAAGGTTCCCGCAATCAAGCATGGGGATGTAGAAATTTATGAATCTGCGGTGATTAATGAATATCTAGAAGAAGTCTTTCCAGAGCCAGCTTTGTTACCTCATGATCCTACGACAAAAGCGATCGCGCGGATTTGGATTGATTACGCCAATACTCGTTTTGTCCCGGCGTTTAACAAATTCTTGCGTGGTAAAGATGCTCAAGAACAAGAACAAGGGCGCAAAGAATTTATCGAAGCGCTTTTGTATATTGAGCAAGAAGGATTAGGTAAGTTTTCTGGTAATGGCCCTTACTGGTTTGGCGAACAGTTTAGTTTAGTGGATATCAGCTTTTATCCTTGGTTTGAGCGTTTACCTGTCCTCGAACACTTCCGTAAGTTTACATTACCAGCAGAAACACCCCGCTTGCTGCAATGGTGGAATGCAGTAGAAAGTCGTGAGTCTGTTCAAGCAGTAGCAAATCCTGTCAGTTTCTATTTAGAAAGATTTGCCAAAGTGCTTGGCGAACCGAATGGTGTTGCAGTTGCTCAAAAATAG
- a CDS encoding twin-arginine translocation pathway signal: protein MKEISRRQFITTATLTTGFVLAVQPVFAKVITTDSKGLTAGAVKIPVKDGEIPAYRAVPATGSNFPVVLVIQEIFGVHEHIQDVCRRFAKLGYLAIAPELFVRQGDVSKLSNIDEIRQIVAKVPDAQVLSDLDATVNWAVKSAKGNTKRIGITGFCWGGRITWLYAAHNPQVKAGVAWYGRLVGNASELTPKHPVDIASTLKVPVLGLYGGKDTGIPVDTVEQMRDRLKSSSSKSEIIVYPDAPHAFFADYRPSYREQEAKEGWQKLQAWFKQHGV, encoded by the coding sequence ATGAAAGAAATATCACGTCGCCAATTTATCACCACAGCCACTCTGACGACAGGCTTTGTTTTAGCGGTACAGCCTGTATTTGCTAAAGTAATTACCACCGATAGCAAGGGCTTAACTGCGGGTGCGGTGAAAATTCCGGTTAAAGATGGTGAAATCCCAGCTTATAGAGCCGTACCTGCGACTGGAAGCAATTTTCCCGTGGTTTTGGTAATTCAAGAAATTTTTGGTGTACATGAGCATATTCAAGATGTTTGTCGTCGCTTTGCCAAATTGGGGTATTTAGCGATCGCACCAGAATTATTTGTGCGTCAAGGTGATGTGTCAAAATTAAGTAACATAGACGAAATCCGTCAGATAGTAGCGAAAGTCCCCGATGCACAAGTACTATCCGACCTAGATGCAACAGTCAACTGGGCAGTAAAATCAGCTAAGGGAAATACCAAGCGAATTGGAATTACAGGCTTTTGCTGGGGTGGTAGGATCACATGGCTATATGCTGCACATAATCCCCAAGTCAAAGCAGGTGTAGCATGGTATGGCAGACTTGTGGGTAATGCTAGTGAACTCACACCCAAACATCCCGTTGATATTGCTTCCACATTAAAAGTACCTGTCTTGGGACTCTACGGCGGTAAAGATACAGGCATACCTGTAGATACAGTAGAACAAATGCGCGATCGCCTCAAATCCAGCAGCAGCAAATCGGAAATTATCGTCTACCCAGATGCACCCCACGCCTTTTTTGCAGATTATCGCCCATCTTACCGCGAGCAAGAAGCTAAAGAAGGCTGGCAAAAACTCCAAGCATGGTTTAAGCAACATGGGGTGTAA
- a CDS encoding putative methyltransferase yields the protein MKKSNYYDNIAPIYDQTRWLSELIAEEVADFILQLVCAAPETSFLEPGVGTGLNVIPLVKRGYSVTGIDVSEEMLNQCRQKLNGTPENLRLIQADASQLPFSDNSFDVVLTVHILHTVADWRAFLDEIERVLKPGGFYLNCQWITPPARREFESYFRSILSKYEESKPISQPIHAIDVQEYLHQKGYIANYLVAKEWLVSNTIDDLINFFQSRAYGLCWGLSDDKYHLAINEFKEFCLNHYGSLDKIISSPAKFEIWAYRKV from the coding sequence ATGAAAAAGTCCAACTACTACGACAATATTGCACCAATCTATGACCAAACACGTTGGTTATCAGAATTAATAGCAGAAGAAGTAGCGGACTTTATTCTTCAACTTGTTTGTGCCGCACCTGAGACATCTTTTTTAGAGCCTGGTGTCGGCACAGGATTAAATGTTATACCTCTCGTCAAACGAGGCTATTCTGTAACAGGAATTGATGTCTCTGAAGAAATGCTAAATCAGTGTCGTCAAAAATTAAATGGTACTCCTGAAAATTTGCGCCTCATTCAAGCAGATGCGTCACAATTACCATTTTCAGATAACAGTTTTGATGTTGTGTTAACTGTTCATATACTCCACACGGTTGCTGATTGGAGAGCATTTTTAGATGAAATTGAGCGAGTGCTGAAGCCAGGAGGTTTTTATCTCAATTGTCAATGGATTACTCCACCAGCTAGAAGAGAATTTGAAAGCTATTTCCGAAGCATCCTATCTAAGTATGAAGAATCAAAGCCGATTTCTCAACCAATACACGCAATAGATGTACAAGAATATTTACATCAAAAAGGTTACATTGCTAATTATTTAGTAGCTAAAGAATGGTTAGTCAGCAACACAATTGATGATTTAATCAATTTTTTTCAATCACGAGCCTACGGTTTATGTTGGGGATTGTCAGATGATAAATATCATTTGGCTATCAACGAATTTAAAGAATTTTGTCTCAATCATTATGGTTCGTTAGATAAAATTATATCTTCTCCAGCAAAGTTTGAAATCTGGGCTTACAGAAAAGTATGA
- a CDS encoding short-chain dehydrogenase/reductase SDR, translating to MTTTALIVGAGNGLSASLARLFAAEGMSVALAARRIDKLSTLSQEIGAVSFACDASQPNDVNQLFNNVEQKLGAPTVVVYNPSFRVTGKLIDLDPSEVAKSLEITAYGGFLVAQAAAKRMLKLGEGSIFFTGASASVKGYPRSAPFAMGKFALRGLVQSIARELAPQNVHVAHFIIDGGIRSDIRQEATDKPDSLLDPDAIAQTYLNILRQPRSAWTWEIELRPWVETF from the coding sequence ATGACAACCACTGCATTAATTGTTGGTGCTGGTAATGGACTAAGTGCATCCCTCGCACGTTTGTTCGCTGCTGAAGGGATGAGCGTTGCTTTAGCCGCACGACGCATTGATAAGCTGAGTACATTGTCTCAAGAGATTGGCGCAGTTAGTTTTGCCTGTGATGCTTCTCAACCAAACGATGTCAACCAACTATTCAACAATGTAGAACAAAAGTTAGGAGCGCCAACTGTTGTAGTTTATAATCCGAGTTTTCGAGTTACAGGTAAGTTGATTGACCTTGACCCTAGTGAGGTGGCAAAATCTCTGGAAATTACTGCTTATGGTGGCTTTTTGGTAGCGCAAGCCGCCGCGAAACGGATGCTGAAATTAGGAGAAGGGTCAATTTTCTTTACAGGTGCGTCGGCTAGTGTCAAAGGTTATCCGCGTTCTGCGCCCTTTGCTATGGGGAAATTTGCTTTGCGGGGTTTAGTTCAAAGCATCGCGCGGGAACTAGCACCGCAGAATGTACATGTAGCGCACTTTATTATTGATGGTGGGATTCGTTCAGACATACGACAAGAAGCCACCGATAAACCTGATAGTTTACTAGATCCAGATGCGATCGCTCAAACTTACCTCAACATTCTCCGTCAACCCCGCAGTGCTTGGACATGGGAAATTGAATTACGGCCTTGGGTGGAAACATTTTAA